In a genomic window of Helianthus annuus cultivar XRQ/B chromosome 10, HanXRQr2.0-SUNRISE, whole genome shotgun sequence:
- the LOC110882218 gene encoding uncharacterized protein LOC110882218, protein MPTGFTGQNQPEMQAAPGVVTQEQLASVMGALFGPDGTNEGYNPATDRDEIPQQNFVPPTPPFRSNYENDLILQFKSVLDERLLENNRRLTNMFMGEFSQSYRCSPKQKTVRTPVTVRTPKEEAHTQSDNAVADSFINYDNAYHVFMSPMVNEDFNEDPEIIKLRRSERLVKPAAAVLSPYVAYKRLKDRKAKRLRNEDRQIEFIKHLYPNCGSKHLSLLAGNSVGPNFWESLLGMDDRGWLSDDHIFGWMIHMYHSRNESDRWSILPPYFQNYFRYTAVDHTCKGYFTGQVDPFPSIHTVDEVYVPLYIEGAHWFLGVFNLLNYTLTIYDSLLNAFEKERTDVVCHINFVFDHWLRIHGYNAHRPLPLTYPFRVIYETDAP, encoded by the exons ATGCCCACAGGATTCACAGGTCAAAATCAACCAGAAATGCAGGCCGCCCCAGGTGTCGTCACACAAGAACAGCTTGCGTCTGTAATGGGGGCTCTGTTTGGTCCCGATGGGACGAATGAAGGTTATAATCCGGCAACGGATCGAGATGAGATTCCACAACAGAATTTTGTTCCCCCCACGCCGCCGTTTCGATCAAATTACGAGAATGACCTGATTTTACAGTTTAAATCAGTCTTGGACGAGAGGCTGCTAGAGAACAACCGGAGACTTACCAATATGTTCATGGGAGAGTTTTCTCAATCATATCGATGTTCTCCAAAGCAAAAAACGGTCAGGACTCCGGTGACCGTACGAACACCAAAAGAAGAGGCACACACTCAGAGTGATAAT GCTGTTGCCGATTCATTTATCAATTACGATAACGCCTACCACGTCTTTATGAGCCCGATGGTGAATGAAGATTTT AATGAGGATCCTGAAATAATCAAACTGAGACGATCCGAAAGGCTTGTAAAGCCCGCAGCAGCTGTGCTATCCCCGTATGTGGCTTACAAAAGATTGAAAGATAGAAAAGCCAAAAGGTTAAGAAACGAGGATAGACAAATTGAATTCATCAAGCACTTGTATCCAAATTGCGGCAGTAAACATCTTTCCCTACTAGCGGGGAATTCTGTCGGTCCAAATTTTTGGGAGTCATTGCTGGGCATGGACGATCGCGGCTGGTTAAGCGATGAT CATATATTTGGGTGGATGATCCACATGTATCATTCAAGAAATGAAAGTGATCGGTGGAGTATTCTACCCCCATATTTTCAAAATTATTTTCGGTACACGGCCGTCGACCATACCTGTAAAGGTTACTTTACTGGGCAGGTTGACCCTTTTCCATCAATACATACTGTTGACGAG GTTTACGTACCGTTGTATATAGAAGGTGCTCACTGGTTTTTAGGCGTTTTCAACCTGCTCAATTACACGCTAACGATATACGACAG CCTTTTAAATGCTTTCGAAAAGGAAAGAACGGATGTGGTGTGTCATATAAATTTTGTGTTTGACCACTGGCTACGAATTCATGGTTACAATGCCCACAGACCATTACCGTTAACTTACCCTTTCCGAGTTATTTATGAAACCGATGCTCCTTAG
- the LOC110885457 gene encoding uncharacterized protein LOC110885457: protein MKIRLVVYNGGKWEIVNGKLEYVADADSSRRGLEIEPNLSYTALLSKLSNICSSTNITKLSYRLSSFSDPIDIINDEDLAIFYNFAMENIFEIYKLYVIEGFGVGSSSFSTPKKFLVPDLNFCADEENYDVVNDSQPNPDNSFENCSRSSSITFEPGHVFNNKEDMKLELGKKCLLEHFEFKVDRSSKSRYQVSCLVGGCGWRFRARSFGDSGVFFVKSFNDKHTCSKTLTYPHVRQANPNVVAHYLKEPLKDSGRIYRCKEIVKDFRQRFQVEITTSQAWRGKSLALELLQGSSRDSFAELPLYCYNLERANPGSVTHIKTDDERRFEMVFVAIGAAIRTFICNLRLVVIIDAAHLKGEFKGTLFLAVGMDGNNQILPISYGIGKSEDGESWTWFLSKLKECIGEIPEMAIISDRANSIHLAVRNVFPHVYHGLCCRHLMMNLRLPSDKKKRK, encoded by the exons ATGAAGATTCGTTTGGTTGTATACAATGGCGGAAAGTGGGAAATCGTTAACGGAAAGTTGGAGTATGTTGCTGATGCTGATTCAAGTAGACGTGGTTTAGAAATTGAACCCAACCTTTCATACACTGCTCTTCTAAGTAAATTGTCAAACATTTGTAGTTCTACAAACATTACGAAGTTATCTTATCGGTTGTCTTCCTTTAGTGATCCCATAGATATAATAAACGATGAAGATCTTGcaattttttataattttgcaatggaaaatatttttgaaatttataaattatatgtGATTGAAGGGTTTGGTGTTGGATCATCTAGTTTTTCAACTCCAAAAAAATTTTTAGTTCCTGATTTAAATTTTTGTGCTGATGAAGAAAATTATGACGTTGTAAACGACTCCCAACCAAATCCTGATAATTCTTTTGAAAATTGTTCGCGATCTTCATCAATTACTTTTGAACCAGGTCACGTATTTAATAACAAAGAAGACATGAAACTTGAATTGGGAAAAAAATGTTTGTTAGAACACTTTGAGTTTAAAGTAGATAGATCCTCTAAAAGTCGGTACCAGGTGTCATGTTTGGTCGGCGGTTGCGGTTGGCGTTTCCGTGCAAGGAGTTTTGGAGATAGTGGGGTGTTTTTTGTTAAGAGTTTTAACGATAAACACACGTGCTCGAAGACGCTAACGTACCCACATGTTCGTCAGGCAAACCCAAATGTTGTTGCTCATTATTTAAAAGAACCTTTAAAAGACAGTGGAAGAATATATCGTTGTAAAGAAATAGTGAAAGATTTTAGACAAAGATTCCAAGTTGAGATAACCACTAGTCAAGCTTGGCGTGGAAAAAGTCTGGCACTAGAGCTTTTACAAGGATCAAGCAGAGACTCGTTCGCAGAACTACCACTTTACTGTTACAATCTAGAGCGGGCAAATCCTGGTTCTGTTACACATATCAAGACTGATGACGAGCGTCGGTTTGAGATGGTCTTTGTCGCGATTGGTGCTGCG aTTCGTACCTTTATATGCAATTTAAGACTGGTGGTGATCATTGATGCTGCACACCTAAAGGGTGAATTTAAAGGGACGTTATTTTTAGCGGTTGGGATGGATGGAAACAACCAAATTTTACCAATTTCCTATGGAATAGGAAAATCAGAGGATGGTGAATCTTGGACATGGTTTCTGTCAAAGCTTAAAGAATGTATCGGTGAAATACCTGAAATGGCCATAATTTCGGATAGAGCGAATTCTATACATCTGGCTGTTAGAAACGTCTTTCCACATGTTTATCATGGGTTATGCTGTCGTCATTTAATGATGAACCTACGTTTACCCtctgataaaaaaaaaagaaaatga
- the LOC110885458 gene encoding uncharacterized protein LOC110885458: protein MEDTESCSNNDVHLTFSDDIDNTVSTPYVSAPSSPGREPPYYGGGFFYSAPASPIHHHTSSCISSTPLEDAGGSFEFELTAEPAPLESMTSADELFLNGQIRPMKLSSHLQHPQEPAPLINIAEHDGDEDRTYGRGRVFQPRDRRRKARSMSPLRSNTAFQWLEEFNDVRECTEINEINEKLTAEDENKQRADNEHENENETTSSGASSRSSSIGRSSKRWIFLKDLLYRSKSEGRNTTNRNRNPRFWSTLSFSPTGKKPSDPATSKTTAAADDTSTAVAEVAPAKTAVKKAVNGVVTKPSDPATCKNAGAADESSTASVKSAVKKAVNGVGMSRKRRGGRSASAHEVHYTRNRAQAEELRKKTYLPYRQGLLGCLGFSSKSYGAMNGFARALNPVSSR from the coding sequence ATGGAAGACACAGAAAGCTGCAGCAACAATGACGTACACCTCACATTCTCCGACGACATCGATAACACTGTTTCAACTCCTTATGTCAGTGCTCCGTCGAGTCCCGGCCGTGAACCGCCGTACTACGGCGGAGGATTCTTCTACAGCGCTCCGGCGAGTCCTATCCACCACCACACGTCATCCTGCATTTCTTCTACTCCTCTAGAAGACGCCGGCGGCTCCTTCGAGTTCGAGTTAACCGCCGAACCAGCTCCGTTGGAATCCATGACCTCCGCCGACGAACTCTTCTTGAACGGCCAGATCCGGCCGATGAAACTCTCATCTCACCTTCAACATCCACAGGAACCAGCTCCGTTAATCAATATTGCCGAACACGACGGTGATGAAGACCGTACGTACGGTAGAGGTAGAGTTTTTCAGCCGCGAGATCGACGGAGAAAAGCTAGATCTATGTCGCCGTTGAGAAGCAACACCGCTtttcaatggctggaagaattcaATGACGTAAGAGAATGTACGGAGATCAACGAAATCAACGAGAAATTGACAGCTGAAGATGAAAATAAACAGAGAGCAGATAATGAACATGAAAACGAAAACGAAACGACGTCGTCCGGTGCATCGTCACGGTCGTCCTCCATCGGCCGGAGCTCGAAACGGTGGATATTCTTGAAGGATTTACTGTACAGAAGCAAAAGCGAAGGACGAAACACCACAAATCGCAACAGAAACCCTAGGTTTTGGTCTACGTTATCGTTTTCACCTACCGGTAAGAAACCGTCAGATCCGGCGACCAGTAAAACCACCGCTGCAGCGGATGACACCAGCACGGCGGTGGCGGAGGTAGCGCCGGCGAAAACCGCCGTGAAAAAAGCAGTAAACGGCGTAGTTACAAAACCGTCAGATCCGGCGACCTGTAAGAACGCCGGTGCGGCGGATGAAAGCAGTACGGCATCGGTGAAATCCGCCGTGAAGAAGGCGGTGAACGGCGTCGGAATGAGTCGGAAACGGAGAGGAGGACGATCTGCATCGGCGCATGAAGTGCATTATACTAGAAATAGAGCACAGGCGGAGGAGTTGAGGAAGAAGACGTACCTGCCGTACCGGCAAGGGTTGTTGGGATGCTTAGGGTTTAGCTCCAAGAGTTATGGCGCCATGAATGGATTTGCCAGAGCTCTGAATCCTGTTTCATCCAGGTAA